A single region of the Lotus japonicus ecotype B-129 chromosome 4, LjGifu_v1.2 genome encodes:
- the LOC130712522 gene encoding uncharacterized protein LOC130712522, translated as MTGPWLTWNVCGLGGTTKREVVKKAIQHLKPELLLLQETKLNQQRQRTVEEWESGLQMRHAEVQSVGSAGGLMCLWRENSIQVLSVVTDSKFIFLTVKLPNVEQTVLVGNAYGPHTLLERRNFFEALNSHVVNHTGLVFLAGDFNVVLMGSERSTGGVLKVGDEVFQRFVQDTKLIDLPLQNGEFTWFSGRNDGLWSRLDRWLVSDEVLLFFANISQIVFSWNISDHIAVGLLFGVPDAGPKPFHYFNHWADEEGFNEVVENWWRSSVYQGWSGDVLQQKLKGLRGKIKEWRKGRGVLKK; from the coding sequence ATGACGGGGCCTTGGCTCACTTGGAATGTTTGTGGGCTAGGTGGAACTACGAAGAGGGAGGTGGTTAAAAAGGCAATTCAGCATCTGAAACCGGAACTTCTATTACTACAGGAAACTAAACTAAATCAGCAACGACAACGTACAGTTGAAGAATGGGAGAGTGGATTGCAGATGCGTCATGCGGAGGTCCAGTCAGTTGGGTCGGCGGGTGGTCTTATGTGCTTATGGAGGGAAAATAGCATTCAGGTTCTGTCAGTGGTAACAGattctaaatttatttttttgactgTTAAGCTACCAAACGTGGAACAAACAGTGCTGGTTGGGAATGCTTATGGTCCTCATACTCTGTTGGAGCGTAGGAATTTTTTTGAGGCTTTAAATTCTCATGTTGTCAATCATACTGGTTTGGTGTTTTTAGCTGGTGATTTCAATGTCGTGTTAATGGGTTCAGAACGGTCCACAGGAGGTGTGTTGAAGGTCGGTGATGAGGTATTTCAGCGTTTTGTGCAGGATACCAAATTAATAGACTTACCTCTTCAAAATGGAGAATTTACTTGGTTCTCGGGACGGAATGATGGCTTATGGAGTCGATTGGATAGATGGTTGGTGTCCGATGAGGTGCTTCTATTTTTTGCTAATATTTCTCAAATTGTTTTTTCATGGAATATTTCAGATCACATAGCAGTTGGCTTGCTGTTTGGCGTGCCTGATGCTGGACCAAAACCTTTCCACTACTTCAACCACTGGGCAGATGAGGAGGGCTTCAATGAGGTGGTGGAAAATTGGTGGAGGTCTTCTGTTTATCAGGGATGGTCGGGAGATGTTTTACAACAAAAATTAAAGGGGTTGAGGGGGAAAATAAAAGAGTGGAGGAAAGGGAGAGGGGTGCTGAAAAAATAG